One genomic window of Phalacrocorax aristotelis chromosome 21, bGulAri2.1, whole genome shotgun sequence includes the following:
- the CELSR2 gene encoding LOW QUALITY PROTEIN: cadherin EGF LAG seven-pass G-type receptor 2 (The sequence of the model RefSeq protein was modified relative to this genomic sequence to represent the inferred CDS: inserted 1 base in 1 codon; deleted 1 base in 1 codon) has protein sequence MISTSNVGHTGGTGGTRVPRSTRDTGCTGETGKVPRDTGSTRKVPGSTRKVPRSTRDTARNWDTGQVPGATRSTKGIMDTRNVGDPLTTGATRSPVTCSRPRRRRSPXVPQFQPSSYQASVGENRPAGTPVTQVTAVDPDEGEAGWLRYTMAALFDSRSDALFAMDPVTGAVTTAAPLDRESKSTHVFRVTAVDHGTPRRSAMATLTVTVSDANDHDPAFEQPEYRESVRENLEVGYEVLTVRATDGDAGPNANVLYRLLNAGGANEVFEIDPRSGVIRTRGPVDREAVEAFELLVEATDQGQEPGPRSATATVRIAVEDDNDNAPQFSEKRYVAQVPEDVAPNSAVLRVTATDRDKGSNALVHYSIVSGNTRGHFYIDAQTGALDVVSPLDYEVSKEFTLRIRAQDGGRPPLSNISGLVTIQVLDVNDNAPIFVSTPFQATVLENVPVGYSVIHVQAIDADSGDNGRLVYTLLETGASFPFAINNSTGWIVVASELDREAVDFYSFGVEAQDQGNPPMASSASVSVTILDVNDNSPEFTQREYGARLNEDAAVGTSVLTVSAVDRDANSVITYQISSGNTRNRFSITSQSGGGLISLALPLDYKLERQYLLTIAASDGTRQDTAQVVINVTDANTHRPVFQSSHYTVNVNEDRPVGTTVVVISATDEDTGENARITYLMEDSIPQFRIAAETGAVTTQMELDYEDQVSYTLAITARDNGIPQKSDTTYLEILVSDVNDNAPQFLRDSYQGSVYEDVPAFTSVLQVSATDRDSGLNGRVFYTFQGGDDGDGDFIIESTSGIVRTLRRLDRENVPLYTLRAFAVDKGVPAKRTPVEIQVTVLDVNDNPPVFERDEFDIFVEENSPIGLVVARITATDPDEGTNAQIMYQIVEGNIPEVFQLDIFSGELTALADLDYESKAEYVMVVQATSAPLVSRATVHVRLRDANDNSPQLKNFEILFNNYITNRSGSFPGGVIGRIPAHDPDVSDSLTYAFEQGNELNLVLLDPRSGDLRLSPALDNNRPLEAVMRVSVSDGVHSATAQCTLRVTVITDEMLSNSITLRLADMSQERFLSPLLSRFLEGVAAVLATPRHRVVLFNIQTDTDVGTARILNVSLSVLLPASGHGARFFSSEELQERLYLNRSLLAAISAQRVLPFDDNICLREPCENYMRCVSVLQFDSSAPFLASDTILFRPIHPVTGLRCRCPPGFTGDYCETEIDLCYSSPCGSNGRCRSREGGYTCECHEDFTGERCELSARGGRCAPGVCRNGGTCLNLLVGGFRCQCPPGHYEKPFCTMSTRSFPPRSFLTFRGLRQRFHFTLALTFATKERDGLLLYNGRFNEKHDFVALEIVGEQVQLTFSAGETTTTVSPFVPGGVSDGQWHRVQLHYYNKPVLGRSGLPQGPSEQKVAVVTVDDCDTGMALRFGPVLGNYSCAAQGTQSGSKKSLDLTGPLLLGGVPTLPESFPIRSRQFVGCMRHLHIDQRPIDMAAFIANNGTLPGCPAKKTLCDTNTCHNGGTCVHEWDSFSCRCPLGFGGKTCQEEMASPQRFLGSSRVSWSGLALPITLPWHLGLMFRTRHPRGLLLRASAGTHVTLAIQLSEGQAEAGVWQGGSRLAWLRLPNAKVDDGDWHHLQLELRGAPGRAPPATLLLLALDYGRHQAVADVAEELQGLRLRTLSVGGLAGDGGTVEQGFRGCLQGVRVGETAASAVALSVAQAARVNVEGGCALPDPCDSGPCPPHSSCSDDWGSFSCRCHPGYFGDGCVSACALNPCQSPATCARRPGSAHGYACECPQGHFGPYCEHREAQPCPRGWWGHPTCGPCSCDVTKGFDPDCNKTTGECRCKENHYRPAGSDSCLLCDCYPTGSLSRLCDATSGQCPCKAGVIGRHCDRCDNPFAEVTAGGCEVNYDSCPRAIEASIWWPRTRFGLPAAAPCPKGSIGTAVRHCDEHKGWLPPNLFNCSSLAFAALRGWAERLARNESALDPAQSRRVALQLHDATRRTAAYFGSDLRLAYRLASRLLQHESAQRGFRLAATQDVHFTENLLRVGSALLDASNKRHWELIQQTEGGTAWLLKHFEDYASALAQNMPQTYLSPFTIVTPNIVVSVVRLDKGSFAGARLPRYEALRGEKPPDLETTVILPDSVFRPPEGRHPSAGHGQPTQGTGEQEEEEEDEDEEAAEEEEEEEEEDEGQEVTLVTRRKRHPAVGEGQAIASVIIYRTLAGLLPEQYDTDKRSLRVPKRPVINTPVVSISVHAAGARAPRALAKPITLQFRLLETQERSKPICVFWNHSLLAGSTGGWSARGCEVVFRNRSHVSCQCHHLTSFAVLMDISRRENGEILPLAALTYTSLGVGLAGLLLAALALGGLRGLRSNRHSIRRHAATALFLAQLVFLLGINQADLPLACTVVAILLQFLYMSAVGWALLEGLHLYRRRSEPRHVDRGPMRFYHVLGWGLPAFITGLAVGLDPEGYGNPDFCWLSIHDSLVWSLAGPIACAVAVSIFFLVLAARATCATPQGFEKKDAASGLQTAVVVLALPSLAWLLALLSVNSDALLFHYLFAISNCLQGPLIFLFCVVLSKEVRRSLRLSCTRRRSPDPALATKSTLTPAYGCDSTYVAGRLYPAPTGGSTGSLHSTARSGKSHHSYIPFVRREDSGLAGSPGQRALAEPGGLFLDTQDRPEEHDTDSDSDLSLEDDRSGSYGSTHSSESEDEGPPASWDPLPGPPLPPPAPGDSLVAPGRPYWPGEFVTTASESEGHGGSETLRVEPAGGEGSPRGEPPRHNGEALPRDTLLLPLPHPHKGILKKKCLPPISERGSTQRLGPPPPPPAGTAASSGSEGSRVGGTAAPRPRQTLQEQLSGVTPIAMSIKAGTVDEDSSGSESDETSI, from the exons GACGGTGCGGGCCACCGACGGCGACGCTGGTCCCAATGCCAATGTCCTCTACCGCCTCCTCAATGCCGGCGGCGCCAACGAGGTCTTCGAGATTGATCCCCGCTCAGGTGTCATCCGCACCCGTGGCCCTGTGGACCGTGAGGCAGTGGAGGCTTTCGAGCTGTTGGTGGAAGCCACAGATCAGGGCCAGGAGCCAGGACCCCGCAGCGCCACGGCCACCGTCCGCATCGCCGTGGAGGATGACAACGACAACGCACCACAGTTCAGCGAGAAGCGTTACGTGGCACAGGTCCCCGAGGACGTGGCGCCCAACTCGGCCGTGCTGCGGGTGACGGCCACCGACCGTGACAAGGGCAGCAACGCCCTGGTGCACTACAGCATCGTCAGCGGTAACACCCGCGGCCACTTCTACATCGATGCGCAGACGGGCGCGCTAGACGTGGTCAGCCCCTTGGACTACGAGGTCAGCAAGGAGTTCACCCTACGGATCCGGGCACAGGacggcggccgcccgcccctCTCCAACATCAGCGGCTTGGTCACCATCCAGGTGTTGGACGTCAACGATAATGCCCCCATCTTCGTCAGCACGCCCTTCCAGGCCACTGTGCTGGAGAACGTGCCAGTGGGCTACTCCGTCATCCACGTTCAAGCCATCGATGCAGATTCAGGTGACAACGGCCGGTTGGTCTACACCCTCCTAGAGACCGGCGCCAGCTTCCCCTTCGCCATCAACAACAGCACAGGGTGGATTGTGGTGGCGTCCGAGCTGGACCGGGAGGCGGTGGACTTCTACAGCTTTGGGGTGGAGGCGCAGGACCAGGGCAACCCCCCCATGGCCTCCTCAGCCAGCGTCAGCGTCACCATTCTGGACGTCAATGACAACAGCCCTGAGTTCACACAACGGGAGTACGGTGCCCGCCTGAATGAGGACGCGGCGGTGGGCACCAGCGTCCTCACCGTCTCCGCTGTCGACCGTGACGCCAACAGCGTCATCACCTACCAAATCTCCAGTGGCAACACCCGCAACCGCTTCTCCATCACCAGCCAGAGCGGCGGTGGGCTCATCTCCCTCGCCCTGCCCCTGGACTACAAGCTAGAGCGGCAGTACCTCCTCACCATCGCTGCCTCCGACGGTACCCGCCAGGACACGGCCCAGGTGGTCATCAACGTCACCGACGCCAACACCCACCGACCCGTCTTCCAGAGCTCCCACTACACCGTCAATGTCAATGAGGACCGGCCGGTGGGCACCACAGTGGTGGTCATCAGTGCTACGGACGAGGACACGGGGGAGAACGCCCGCATCACCTACCTGATGGAGGACAGCATCCCCCAGTTCCGCATCGCCGCCGAGACGGGGGCCGTCACCACCCAGATGGAGCTGGACTATGAGGACCAGGTATCCTACACCTTGGCCATCACGGCGCGTGACAACGGCATCCCACAGAAGTCCGACACCACCTACCTGGAGATCCTGGTGAGTGATGTCAATGACAACGCGCCCCAGTTCCTCCGCGACTCCTACCAGGGATCCGTCTACGAGGACGTGCCCGCCTTCACCAGCGTCCTCCAGGTCTCTGCCACTGACCGTGACTCGGGGCTCAACGGCAGGGTCTTCTACACCTTCCAAGGGGGTGATGATGGCGATGGCGACTTCATCATCGAGTCCACCTCAGGCATTGTCCGCACCTTGCGCCGCCTAGACCGGGAGAATGTGCCGCTCTACACTCTGCGGGCGTTCGCCGTTGACAAGGGCGTCCCGGCCAAGCGGACGCCGGTGGAGATCCAAGTGACGGTGCTGGATGTCAATGACAACCCGCCCGTCTTTGAGCGGGATGAGTTCGACATCTTTGTGGAGGAGAACAGCCCCATCGGGCTGGTGGTGGCCCGGATCACGGCCACCGACCCTGATGAGGGCACCAACGCCCAAATCATGTACCAGATCGTGGAGGGTAACATCCCCGAGGTCTTTCAGCTGGATATCTTCTCTGGCGAGCTCACAGCTTTGGCTGACCTGGACTACGAGTCCAAGGCGGAGTACGTCATGGTGGTCCAAGCCACCTCAGCTCCCCTGGTCAGCCGGGCCACTGTCCACGTCCGCCTTCGCGACGCCAACGACAACAGCCCCCAACTCAAGAACTTTGAGATCCTCTTCAACAACTACATCACCAACCGCTCGGGCAGCTTCCCCGGCGGGGTCATTGGCCGCATCCCGGCCCACGACCCCGACGTCTCTGACAGCCTCACCTACGCCTTCGAGCAGGGGAACGAGCTCAACCTGGTGCTGCTGGACCCCCGCAGCGGGGACCTGCGCCTCAGCCCCGCCCTGGACAACAACCGCCCACTGGAGGCTGTTATGAGGGTCTCCGTCTCAG ATGGGGTCCACAGCGCGACAGCCCAGTGCACGCTGCGGGTGACGGTGATCACGGACGAGATGCTGAGCAACAGCATCACCCTGCGCTTGGCCGACATGTCCCAGGAGCGATTCCTCTCCCCGCTGCTCAGCCGCTTCCTGGAGGGGGTGGCAGCCGTCCTGGCCACCCCCCGCCACCGCGTCGTCCTCTTCAACATCCAAACGGACACGGACGTGGGGACCGCCCGTATCCTCAATGTCAGCctctcagtgctgctgcccGCCTCGGGGCACGGCGCCCGCTTCTTCTCCTccgaggagctgcaggagcGGCTCTACCTCAATCGCTCGCTGCTGGCCGCCATCTCGGCCCAGCGGGTCCTGCCCTTCGACGACAACATCTGCCTGCGCGAGCCCTGCGAGAACTACATGCGCTGCGTCTCCGTCCTCCAGTTCGACAGCTCGGCGCCCTTCCTCGCTTCCGACACCATCCTCTTCCGCCCCATCCATCCCGTCACCGGCCTGCGCTGCCGCTGCCCGCCCGGCTTCACTGGCGACTACTGCGAGACGGAGATCGACCTCTGTTACTCCAGCCCCTGCGGCAGCAACGGGCGGTGCCGGAGCCGCGAGGGCGGCTACACCTGCGAGTGCCACGAGGATTTCACCG GGGAACGCTGCGAGCTGAGTGCCCGGGGGGGCCGCTGCGCCCCGGGGGTCTGCCGCAACGGGGGCACCTGCCTCAACCTGCTGGTGGGGGGGTTCCGCTGCCAGTGCCCCCCCGGGCACTACGAGAAGCCCTTCTGCACCATGAGCACCCGCAGCTTCCCCCCGCGCTCCTTCCTCACCTTCCGCGGCCTCCGCCAGCGCTTCCACTTCACCCTCGCCCTGAC GTTTGCCACCAAGGAGCGGGACGGGCTCCTGCTCTACAACGGGCGCTTCAATGAGAAGCACGACTTCGTGGCGCTGGAGATCGTGGGCGAGCAGGTCCAGCTCACCTTCTCAGCAG GCGAGACCACCACCACAGTGTCACCCTTCGTGCCGGGCGGTGTCAGCGACGGGCAGTGGCACCGCGTCCAGCTCCACTACTACAATAAG CCGGTGCTGGGGCGGTCGGGGCTGCCCCAGGGCCCCTCGGAGCAGAAGGTGGCCGTGGTGACGGTGGACGACTGTGACACCGGCATGGCCCTGCGGTTCGGCCCTGTCCTGGGCAACTACTCCTGCGCTGCCCAGGGCACCCAGTCCGGCAGCAAGAA GTCACTGGATCTGACGGGGCCGCTGCTGCTGGGCGGCGTGCCCACCCTGCCCGAGAGCTTCCCCATCCGCAGCCGGCAGTTCGTGGGGTGCATGCGGCACCTCCACATCGACCAGCGCCCCATCGACATGGCCGCCTTCATCGCCAACAACGGCACCCTGCCCG gcTGCCCCGCCAAGAAGACGCTGTGTGACACCAACACGTGCCACAACGGTGGCACCTGCGTGCACGAGTGGGACAGCTTCAGCTGCCGCTGCCCACTGGGCTTCGGGGGCAAGACCTGCCAGGAAG AGATGGCGAGTCCCCAGCGGTTCCTGGGCAGCAGCCGGGTGTCCTGGAGCGGGCTGGCGTTGCCCATCACCCTGCCCTGGCACCTGGGGCTGATGTTCCGCACCCGCCACCCCCGCGGGCTGCTGCTGCGGGCGAGCGCCGGCACCCACGTCACCCTCGCCATCCAG CTGAGCGAGGGGCAGGCGGAGGCGGGCGTCTGGCAGGGGGGCTCCCGCCTGGCCTGGCTGCGGCTGCCCAACGCCAAGGTCGACGACGGCGACTGGCACCATCTCCAGCTGGAGCTGCGGGGGGCCCCCGGCCGCGCGCCCCCcgccaccctcctcctccttgccctcgACTACGGCCGCCACCAG GCGGTGGCTGACGTGGCCGAGGAGCTGCAAGGCCTGCGGCTGCGGACCCTGAGCGTGGGGGGGCTGGCGGGCGACGGTGGCACCGTGGAGCAGGGCTTCCGCGGCTGCCTGCAG GGCGTGCGCGTGGGCGAGACAGCAGCCAGCGCGGTGGCACTGAGCGTGGCGCAGGCAGCGCGGGTGAACGTGGAGGGGGGCTGCGCCCTGCCGGACCCCTGCGACTCGGGGCCCTGCCCCCCCCACAGCTCCTGCAGCGACGACTGGGGCAGCTTCTCCTGCCGCTGCCACCCAG GCTACTTCGGTGACGGCTGCGTCAGCGCTTGTGCCCTCAACCCCTGCCAGTCCCCGGCCACCTGCGCCCGCAGGCCCGGCTCGGCGCACGGCTACGCGTGCGAGTGTCCCCAGGGCCACTTCGGTCCCTACTGCGAGCACAG GGAGGCGCAGCCGTGCCCCCGGGGGTGGTGGGGCCACCCCACCTGCGGCCCCTGCAGCTGCGACGTCACCAAGGGCTTCGACCCCGACTGCAACAAGACCACGGGCGAGTGTCGCTGTAAA gagAACCACTACCGCCCGGCGGGCAGCgactcctgcctgctctgcgaCTGCTACCCCACCGGGTCCCTGTCCCGCCTCTGTGATGCCACCAGCGGGCAATGTCCCTGCAAGGCTGGCGTCATCGGCCGCCACTGCGACCGCTGTGACAACCCCTTCGCCGAGGTGACGGCCGGCGGCTGCGAAG TCAACTACGACAGCTGTCCCCGTGCCATCGAGGCCAGCATTTGGTGGCCCCGGACCCGCTTCGggctgcccgccgctgccccctgccccaaggGATCCATCG GCACAGCGGTCCGGCACTGCGACGAGCACAAGGGCTGGCTGCCCCCCAACCTCTTCAACTGCAGCTCCCTGGCCTTCGCCGCCCTGCGGGGCTGG GCGGAGCGGCTGGCACGGAACGAGTCGGCGCTGGACCCGGCGCAGTCGCGGCGCGTGGCCTTGCAGCTGCACGACGCCACCCGCCGCACCGCCGCCTACTTCGGCAGCGACCTGCGCCTGGCCTACCGCCTGGCCAGCCGCCTGCTGCAGCACGAGAGCGCCCAGCGCGGCTTCCGCCTGGCCGCCACCCAGGACGTCCACTTCACCGAG AACCTGCTGCGGGTGGGCAGCGCGCTGCTGGACGCCAGCAACAAGCGGCACTGGGAGCTCATCCAGCAGACGGAGGGGGGCACGGCCTGGCTGCTGAAGCACTTTGAGGACTACGCCAGCGCCCTGGCGCAGAACATGCCCCAGACCTACCTCAGCCCCTTCACCATCGTCACCCCCAACATCG TGGTGTCGGTGGTGCGGCTGGACAAGGGCAGCTTCGCGGGCGCCCGACTGCCACGCTACGAGGCACTGCGAGGGGAGAAGCCCCCCGACCTGGAGACCACCGTCATCCTGCCCGACAGCGTCTTCCGGCCCCCCGAGGGCAGGC ACCCCTCCGCCGGGCACGGGCAGCCAACGCAGGGCACAGGTgaacaagaggaggaggaggaggatgaagatgaagaggctgcagaggaggaggaagaggaggaagaggaggatgaggggCAGGAGGTGACCCTGGTGACCCGGCGCAAGCGCCACCCAGCAGTGGGCGAGGGCCAGGCCATCGCCAGTGTCATCATCTACCGCACCCTGGCCGGGCTCCTGCCCGAGCAGTACGACACCGACAAGCGGAGCCTCAG ggtgccCAAGCGCCCCGTCATCAACACGCCGGTGGTGAGCATCAGCGTGCacgcggcg ggggcgcgggcgCCGCGGGCGCTGGCGAAGCCCATCACCCTCCAGTTCCGGCTGCTGGAGACCCAGGAGCGCTCCAAGCCCATCTGCGTCTTCTGGAACCACTCCCTGCT GGCGGGCAGCACGGGCGGCTGGTCGGCGCGGGGCTGCGAGGTCGTCTTCCGCAACCGGAGCCACGTCAGCTGCCAGTGCCACCACCTGACCAGCTTCGCCGTCCTCATGGACATCTCCCGTCGCGAg AACGGGGAGATCCTGCCGCTGGCGGCGCTGACCTACACCTCGCTGGGCgtggggctggcggggctgctgctggccgcGCTGGCgctgggggggctgcgggggctgcgCTCCAACCGCCACAGCATCCGCCGCCACGCCGCCACCGCCCTCTTCCTCGCCCAGCTCGTCTTCCTGCTCGGCATCAACCAGGCTGACCTGCCG CTGGCGTGCACGGTGGTGGCCATCCTGCTGCAGTTCCTGTACATGAGCGCGGTGGGCTGGGCGCTGCTGGAGGGGCTGCACCTCTACCGGCGCCGCAGCGAGCCCCGGCACGTCGACCGTGGGCCCATGCGCTTCTACCACgtcctgggctgggggctgcccgcCTTCATCACTG GGCTGGCGGTGGGGCTGGACCCTGAAGGCTACGGCAACCCCGACTTCTGCTGGCTCTCCATCCACGACAGCCTGGTCTGGAGCCTGGCAGGGCCCATCGCCTGCGCCGTGGCT GTCAGCATCTTCTTCCTCGTGCTGGCGGCCAGGGCCACCTGCGCCACCCCGCAGGGCTTCGAGAAGAAGGATGCCGC CTCCGGGCTGCAGACGGCCGTAGTGGTGCTGGCGCTGCCCAGCCTGGCCTggctcctggccctgctctcCGTCAACAGCGACGCGCTCCTCTTCCACTACCTCTTCGCCATCTCCAACTGCCTCCAG GGCcccctcatcttcctcttctgcgTGGTGCTGAGCAAGGAGGTGCGGAGGAGCCTGCGGCTGAGCTGCACCCGCAGGCGCAGCCCCGACCCCGCGCTGGCCACCAAATCCACCCTGACCCCC GCCTATGGCTGCGACAGCACCTACGTGGCGGGGCGGCTGTACCCGGCACCCACGGGCGGCTCCACCGGCTCCCTGCACAGCACCGCGCGCTCCGGCAAGAGCCACCACAGCTACATCCCCTTCGTGCGGCG CGAGGACTCGGGGCTGGCGGGCAGCCCGGGGCAGCGGGCACTGGCCGAGCCCGGGGGGCTCTTCCTCGACACCCAGGACCGACCTGAGG AGCATGACACAGACTCGGACAGTGACCTGTCTCTGGAGGATGACCGGAGCGGCTCCTATGGCTCCACGCACTCCTCCGAGAGCGAGGACGAGGGTCCCCCCGCCAGCTGGGACCCCCTGCCCGgaccccccctgcccccccccgcccccg GTGACAGCTTGGTGGCCCCGGGGCGGCCGTACTGGCCGGGGGAGTTCGTGACGACGGCCAGCGAGAGCGAGGGGCACGGGGGCAGTGAGACCCTGCGGGTGGAGCCGGCAGGGGGCGAGGGGTCCCCCCGGGGCGAACCCCCCCGCCACAACGGCGAGGCACTCCCCAGGGacaccctgctgctgcccctgccccacccTCACAAAG GCATACTGAAGAAGAAGTGCCTGCCACCCATCAGCGAGCGGGGCAGCACCCAGCGCCTCgggccccccccgccgccccccgcgggcACCGCCGCCTCCTCGGGCAGCGAGGGCAGCCGGGTGGGGGGCACTgcggccccccgcccccgccagaccctgcaggagcagctcagcGGCGTCACCCCCATCGCCATGAGCATCAAGGCCGGCACCGTGGACGAGGACTCCTCCGGCTCTGA gagcGACGAGACGTCCATCTAA
- the PSRC1 gene encoding LOW QUALITY PROTEIN: proline/serine-rich coiled-coil protein 1 (The sequence of the model RefSeq protein was modified relative to this genomic sequence to represent the inferred CDS: deleted 2 bases in 2 codons) produces MAEERDVRFVTEESFDFGFLSPSDSREEEEEEEEEEGAGGGGRWSPLRGARLEEVVREATRLAAQLEQCHLPPPRAPPAPRAAPRRETFVVRDSPVRALLPTVEPRGTPPPPAASRTPHQVPRRPPLPPNSPGTRKG; encoded by the exons ATGGCCGAGGAGCGAG ACGTCCGCTTCGTCACCGAGGAGAGCTTCGACTTCGGGTTCCTGTCCCCTTCTGACAG ccgggaggaggaagaggaggaggaggaggaggagggggcggggggcggcgggcgctggAGC CCCCTGCGCGGCGCCCggctggaggaggtggtgcGGGAGGCCACGCGGCTGGCGGCCCAGCTGGAGCAGTGccacctgccccccccccgcgccccgccggccccccgcgcagccccccgccgcgAGACCTTCGTGGTGCGGGACAGCCCCGTGCGGGCGCTGCTGCCCACGGTGGAGCCGCGtgggaccccc cccccccccgctgCCAGTCGGACCCCCCACCAAGTCCCCCGGCGTCCCCCGCTGCCTCCAAACAGCCCCGGCACCCGCAAG GGCTAA
- the PPIL1 gene encoding peptidyl-prolyl cis-trans isomerase-like 1 — protein sequence MAAVPPDSWQPPTVSMETTMGPLVLELYWKHAPRTCKNFAELCRRGYYNGTKFHRIIKDFMVQGGDPTGTGRGGASIYGKQFEDELHPELKFTGAGILAMANAGPDTNGSQFFLTLGPAQWLDGKHSIFGRVCQGMGVLGRLAMVETNAQDRPLDDVKVIKAFPSG from the exons ATGGCCGCCGTCCCGCCTGACTCCTGGCAGCCGCCCACCGTCTCCATGGAGACCAC GATGGGCCCGCTGGTGCTGGAGCTGTACTGGAAACACGCCCCCCGCACCTGCAAGAACTTCGCCGAGCTCTGCCGCCGCGGCTACTACAACGGCACCAAGTTCCACCGCATCATCAAGGACTTCATGGTGCAGGGGGGGGACCCCACCGGCACCG gccgCGGCGGCGCCTCCATCTACGGCAAACAGTTTGAGGATGAGCTGCACCCCGAGCTGAAGTTCACCG GCGCCGGCATCCTGGCCATGGCCAACGCGGGGCCGGACACCAATGGGAGCCAGTTCTTCCTGACGCTGGGCCCGGCGCAGTGGCTGGACGGGAAGCACAGCATCTTCGGGAGGGTCTGCCAGGGCATGGGGGTGCTGGGCCGGCTGGCCATGGTGGAGACCAACGCCCAGGATCGGCCCCTCGACGATGTCAAGGTCATCAAGGCGTTCCCTTCGGGGTAG